The genome window CAATTCCCGGAAGTAGAACGCATCGTCATTCTAGAGGATGGGAAAAAGGTAGAATCGCTGATGGGCCACATGGAAGTGTCGGAGCCATTGACGAGAGACAAGCAGTAAAACAAAGAAGCGGCATAGCCTGTTGATTCAGGGGACTGACCCCCGTCCGTAGGACAGGGATCAAAACACCTTAGCCATTTAAGCAGCCAGTTGCCGAAATTGAATCGGTGACTGGTTGTTTAGTTTCGTTTGAATGCGAATTGAGTTATAGTAATGAATGTAGTTTTGGACAATCTGTACAACGATGGCCGTCGTCGTACAGATAAAATTATCGAGATAGAACGTTTCAGACTTTAGTGTGGAATGAAACGACTCGATGGGGGCATTATCAGCGGGCGTACCCTTACGGGACATGCTCATGGTAATGCCTTTTCCCTTTACTGCTGCTTGATACGCCTGAGACGTATACACGCTGCCCTGATCGCTATGAAGCATCATTCCAGGTTGGTCTGGCAGTTGATATAGCGTATCGAGGACTAACGATGTGTCTTGCTTGTCAGAAATACTGTATGCCACAATCTCACCGTTGTACAAGTCCATGATGCTCGATAAATATAAAAGTTTACTTCCGTAAGGTAAATAAGTAATGTCGGTCACTAATTTCTGCATTGGGGCACTTGCTTGAAATTGTCTCAGCAGGAGATGATCTGCTACATAAGAAGGTTGACCTGTTGTCTTGCGCTTCTTCACCTTCACTCGGCATTGTAGTTGTTCACGCTGCATGATACGTTGTACTCGTTTATGATTAATAGACATCTCAGCTCGCATCAGAGCTGTAATCTTTCTATACCCATAACGGAACTTATGTTGAATACATAATTGCCGAATCTTTCCCACAACGAGATCCTCGTTTCTTTTCCCGTATGCAGCTTTCCAACGGTAGTAGGTAGAACGAGGGATACCAAGCCACGCGCAAGCTTGGCTCACACTTACTTGCCCACGAATGGACTCCATCCAAGGAACGATTACTTCTGGTGACACCTCCTTTCCCACTCCTCTAACTTTTTTAGAACGTCCAGTTGTTGTTTTAGAAAACGATTCTCTGCTTTGACCTGTTCCAGTTCAGAATCGTACATCGGCCCTCTTCCAAAACTGTATTGCTTTCCTACAGGTTGCTGAAGACGATGAACGTCTCCACTACGATACCAGCGCATCCACTGTTGAATTTGGGTCTTATTTTTTATATTTAGTTCTTGCATGATCTGCTTTTTGGTGACGCCTGCAAGACGCATTTCAATTGCTTTCATTTTAATTTCTACGGGATAACTAACTCTTGTTGCCAACGCAAAAACACCTCCAAGGTTGTCCCCATATCTTACGACATGGTTGTTTTCTCTTGAAGGTGTTTTGATTTGTCTCACATTACGGGGTCAGTCCCCAGGTTGTGCCGCTTCTTTCTTTTATGTCCGTTCCCGTTCGCTGACAAAGAACTTGATCGCGTAAATGCCAGCCAGTCCTACGAGCGTATACACGATCCTGCTCATGAGAGTGCCCGCCCCTCCGAAGAGAGTGGCAATCAGATCAAATTGAAGAAGTCCGATGAATCCCCAGTTGAGGGCGCCGATAATGACGAGCAGCAAGGCGAGTTTTTCCACGAATGTCACCTCACTTCAAAAGGGATAAACGAATGTTTCCCGATCTCCTTCTCTTTTATCCCAAACATATCCGTCACATTTTTGATCTTTAAAAAACCTTAACAATGCCAACACAAAACAACAACATTCGACCTGTATAGTTTGTACTTGTAAGAGAGAAAAACAAACCGACCCTTTTAAGGAGGATTTTCATCAAATGAAAAAACTCAGCAAAATGTTCATGGCATTGACTTTTGTGGGTGCACTTCTCGCGGGCTGCGGAAGCAACAATGCTGCTCCGGCACCAGCTCAGCAACCGGCTGCTCAACCTTCGACACCAGCTCCGGAAGCTAACAATTCAGGTTCCGCTACGACTTCTCCCGGTGAGCCGGTAACTGCTGTCGGTTCTACCGCTTTGCAACCCCTGGTTGAGCAATCAGCCAAGGACTATATGGCAAAGAATCAAGGCGTTCAAATTCAAGTGCAAGGCGGAGGTAGCGGTACTGGTCTGAGCCAAGTGGCAAGCGGCGCTGCAACAATCGGTAACTCCGACATTTTTGCTGAAGAGAAAAAAGGAATTCCAGCAAACGAGCTGGTCGACCATAAAGTAGCGGTAGTCGGAATGGCTGCAGCTGTAAGCCCCAAAGTGAAAGTAGACAACTTGACGAAGCAACAGTTGATCGACATCTTCACGGGTAAAATCACCAACTGGAAAGATGTTGGCGGCGACGACATGAAAATCACCCTGGTAAATCGTCCGAAGTCCTCCGGTACTCGTGCAACTTTCAACAAGTTCGCTATGGACGGTAAAGAAGAAGCGGAAGGCATCACAGAGGATTCTTCGGGTACTGTTCGTAAAATCATCGCAGAAACACCTGGCGCAATCGGCTACCTGGCACTGTCCTATTTCAATGATTCTGTAAAAGCGTTGAAACTCGATGGCGTAGAAGCAAATGCAGAAAACATCACTACCAATAAATATCCAGTATGGGCTTATGAGCACATGTACACCAAAGGCGAACCAACTGGCAATGCAAAAGCATTCCTGGAGTTCATCCTGTCCGACGAAGTTCAAAAGAAAACCGTTACGGATCTGGGCTTCCTGCCAATCACAGACATGAAAGTAGAACGTGATGCGGAAGGGAAAGTAACGCAAAAATAAGAAGACATGAGCACAAGCGAAATAGAGGGGTGGGGGGGCACTTACCCCTCATTTTGCTTGCGTAGATGGGCAGCAATTGTTTTTCTAGGGAGGGAAATTATGAACCGTCGTAGTGAAGGGTCAACGATCATTGTAGATAAAAAGGTCGTGGGTGACGCCAAGAAGTCTGACAGCGAACGTCAATCTCTGATTGCTAGAAAAATGCTGACGTACAACAAACGTCAATTCACCGAAAACATCACCGGTAGGACCGTAGCGTTGGTATGTGCGGCTTTGCTGGTCATTGTCGTCTTGTCGATTACCTATTTTATTGCATCCAAAGGGCTCTCCACGTTCTTTGTTAATGGCGTGAGCATTAGTGAGTTTTTAACCCAGGTGAAATGGGATCCTGAGGGTGAGCCGGCCATGTACGGGGTATTCCCGTTTATTCTGGGTTCATTTCTGGTCACAGCCCTGGCGGCCATTATTGCAGCGCCGTTAGGAATCGGTGCAGCTATTTTCATGACGGAGATTTTCCCGAACTTCGGTAAAAAGGTGTTGAAGCCGGTTATCGAGCTGCTCGTGGGAATTCCTTCGGTTGTTTACGGTTATGTTGGTCTCAGCTTGCTCGTCCCATTCATTCGGGAACAATTTGACGTATTGGGCTTCAGCTTGCTGGCCGGTGGACTTGTGCTGGCATTGATGATTCTTCCTACGATCACAAGCGTGGCGACAGATGCGATCGAGGCAGTACCGCAAGACTTGCGGAACGCATCCTTGGCATTGGGCGCTACTCGTTGGCAAACGATTTGGAATGTCGTGCTGCATTCTTCCCTTCCAGGCTGCTTGACAGCCGTAGTACTGGGGATGGCCCGTGCATTTGGGGAAGCACTCGCTGTGCAGATGGTTATCGGAAATACGACAAAGCTCCCAGGCAGTCTGCTGGATCCAATCAGCACCCTGACGAGCGGAATTACTTTGAACATGGGGAATACGATTCAAGGCACTCCTTATAACAATGCACTCTGGTCAATGGCTTTGCTGCTCCTCGCGATGTCCTTTGTCTTCATCATGATCCTGCGCTTCCTCGGCAGAAAAAGGATGGTGAAATAAAATGAGAGCAAGAGTGATGGACCGCGCAGCTACGGTCGTTCTGACACTGATTGCGATTTTGATTATCGGTACGCTGGTAGGCTTGCTCGGTTTTATTTTGACCCAGGGCTGGCACAAGCTGAATCTGGACTTCCTCACTTCTCCGCCTGATATCGTGAATGCAGGTGGCGGGATTGGACCGCAATTGTTCAATTCCTTGTACTTGCTCGTATTGACGATGCTGATTGCCTTGCCGCTCGGTATCGGAGCAGGTATTTATATGGCTGAATACGCACCGGATAACAAGTTTACCCAGTTTATCCGGATGAGCATAGAAGTGTTGTCGTCGCTCCCATCGATCGTCGTGGGTCTGTTTGGTTTGCTGGTCTTCGTAAACATGACCGGCTGGGGTTACACCTTGTTCTCTGGCGCATTGGCTCTGACGGTGTTCAATTTGCCGCTGCTGGTTCGCGTGACCGAGGATGCTTTGCGCAACGTTCCGCGCAGCCAAAAGGAAGCGAGCTTGGCATTGGGAATTACGAAATGGCGCACGATTGTTTCTGTCATTTTGCCTGCTGCGCTCCCAGGGATCATCACCGGTGCGATTCTCGCGTCGGGTCGTGTGTTCGGGGAAGCGGCAGCGTTGCTCTTTACCGCCGGAATGTCTTCACCTAACTTGAACTTTACCGACTTTTCGTTTGGCAGTCCTACCTCGCCGCTCAATCCATTCCGCCCAGCCGAGACATTGGCTGTGCACATCTGGAAGGTAAACAGTGAGGGATTGACGCCGGATGCCCGTGATGTTGCCGATGGTGCTGCTGCTGTACTGATTATTGCCGTACTGCTCTTTAACGTTTCCGCTCGTTGGTTTGGCACATGGGTATACAAGAAGATGACGTCGGGATCCAACTAAGGAGGGTGTAGCTATGTCCGTACTCACCATGCAAGATACGATCATCCAAACCCGCGACGTTTCTGTTTTTTACGGGGAGAAGCGCGCGGTAAACAATATTAACATGGATATTGAACGCAATTCCGTTACAGCATTTATCGGCCCGTCTGGCTGCGGAAAGTCCACGCTCTTGCGCAGCCTGAACCGGATGAACGACCTGGTTCCGTCTTGCCGTGTCACCGGTTCGATTGTCGTCGATGGCATTGACATTAACAGCGAACAAGTCAATATTGAAGGACTGCGTCAAGTTGTCGGGATGGTATTCCAACGCGCGAATCCTTTCTTCAAGTCCATTTATGAAAATATCGCTTTCGCACCTCGTTTTCACGGAATGAGAGACAAACGTGAGCTGGATGAGTTGGTGGAAACCAGCCTGCGAAAGGCGGCGCTCTGGGATGAGGTCAAGGACCGCCTGAAGGATTCAGCGCTCTCCTTGTCCGGTGGTCAGCAGCAGCGTCTGTGCATCGCTCGTGCGATTGCGATGCAGCCGACGATCCTGCTCCTGGATGAGCCGGCATCTGCGCTGGACCCGATTTCCACCATGAAGATCGAGGAGCTGGTCATGCAGCTGAAGGAAGAGTACACGATCGTGATCGTGACGCACAACCTGCACCAGGCTGCACGCATTTCTGAGAGAACGGCATTCTTCCTGTTGGGAGAGCTAGTGGAAATGGATGAGACCTCGAAAATCTTCACATCGCCTGAAAATGAAAGAACGGAAGCGTACATTAGCGGCCGTTTTGGATGAGAAAAAGCCCTTCTTCGCATGTCTGCCATGCCGGAAGGGCTTTTTGCATGCAATCGGTAGGAGCGATGAGAAAAGCTCTCCTAGGCGGAGAGCTTTTCTTCGGTTTGAAAGAAGCTGATTTCCTGCTCCAGATCTTCAATGATGGCAGTGAGCCGCTCTGAATCGTGCAGGAACTGTTCGGATAGGGAGAGGCTCTCTTGCGTAGCGGCAACCGCTTGCTGCGTGCCAGAGACGACTTCCTGAGCAGATAACGAGAGGTTGTCCACTCGCTTCTGAATGGATTGACTTTGCTGATGGATGGAGACGGAAAGCTGTCTGATCGTTTCAAACTGTGAAGTGATCGTCTCGCTGATATGGACGGTTTGTTGGAAGATATCCGTCGCTTGATGGAGTGTCTGAATGCCGCTGATCGTCGTGTGATCCGTCAGCTCCAGACAATCGGAGACTCGCTCCATCCGTGTCTCCCCTGATTGAATGACCTGTTCGATGCGGGCAGTCGCTTCTTCGGTTTGCTCGGACAAGAGTCGGATTTCATCGGCAACGATTCCGAAGCCCAGCCCGGCCTGGCCCGCTCGAGATGCCTCGATCCGTGCATTGAAGGACAGCAGCTTGGTTCGTTTGGATATTTGCGAGATCAGGTCGAGGATCTCACGGATATCCACCATGCTTTCTTTCATCGCCGACATGGCGTGGAGCGAGGATTTCATGTCTTCCGAGATCTTGAGCATGCTGTCCTTTAATGAATCGATGGATGAGGATGCCTTCACGCTTTGCTTCACGGATTCCCGGTTTTGCTGGACTGCGGATTCCATAGAGTCTGTGATGCGAGACATTTCCGATGTGATGTGAGCCATGATGGAGTGGATATCATCGATCTGCACCTGCTGATGGTCCATTTCCTGCGAGAGTCGCTCCGTTACGGTTACTACTTCGCTCTGCATGGCGTGTGAGTGACGAGACCCGTTTCCGACAGTATGGGCGACCTGCTTGACATCCACGAGCACATGCTGGATTTTGCCGATGATCGAACGAATCTGCTGACTCATGCTATTGAAGCTGTCTGCGAGCTGGCGGATCTCGTCATTGCTATGAACCTTCATCGTTTGAAACAGATTGCCTTCACTGAAGGAGGACATTTTTTGCTGGACTTCCTTGACCGGTTTGATGATTTTGCGGACGAACAAGTATAAAAGAGCGGCGAGTGCGCAAAGCCCGACGATGGATATTGCGAGAATCGTCAGCTGCAGCGCATGGACTTCCCGCTTGACCTCCGCTACGGATTGAACGACGATCATGCCCCATTTGAGCGACGGGTCGTACTGATAGGCAGCGTAATAATCAGCTCCGCTAAGCGTCAGTTGCTTGAATCCGGATTGACCCGCCACCACATCTTGAACGACGCTGAGCTGGTTCATGTCAGGTCTCTTGAGGGCATACGTCTTGTCAGGATGAGCGACAAGCTTTCCTACCCGGTCGACGATCATGGCGTATCCCGTGTCACCCAGCTTGATCTGTCCGATGAACTCACTGAGCTTGGGAACAGAGACGAAGGCTACGATCACTCCGACGGCTTCTTCGTCTTCGTTACGCAACGGGAGGGATACGGCGATCTTGGGAAATTCGGTCTGGGAAAACTGGAAAACATCTGAAACGAATGTGGTTTTTTGGTCGATGGCTCCTGTAAACCAGTCTGTCTTTCGCGGATCGTAGTCAGTGCTCAGTGGTGAGCTGGGAAAGGTCAGGTAACGCCCATCCGTCGTCGCTACTTGGATTTCGGAGATGGTTGGATTGCTTGTCACGATATCGGACAGGATCCCGAATGTTTGTCCGTTTGACAGTTTGCTGTTTTTGTACGTGGAACCAAAGGACTGCAAGGCGGTTTCGATGGTGTGCACACGACTGACGGCTTTCTGCAAGGCAGAACCGGTGGCATCTTTCAACTGCTGGTTGGTTTTTTCATTCAGCATGGCTTCGGATTGATGACTGATGAAAAATGCTGCGATGGACATCATGCCGACGACCATGGCCAATATTCCGAAGAACAGCCGGGTGAAGATGGAGCGATAATGAATAGACGAATTGCCGTTACGTTTTTTTCTCAGCATCAAGTGCTCTCCCCTTATATGACAAAACGTTCAGCTTCATTGTAGGAGTTGCCAAGGAGGGAGTATATGGTTTGGCAGTAACATTTACCAGATCTTTACCTTGGGTGAAATCTTTATGGAAACTTAATAAAGATCATACAGAGTCCTAACATTGGCAAGCTATAGTGAATGAGAAAGTATGACGCCATTTACGAAGGAGCGAAAACCGTATGAGTGTGATTGCAGTCCGGGAGTTAAACCTCTTCTACGGTAATAAGCAGGCCCTCTATGATATAAATCTTGATGTGGAATCCCATTCGATCACTGCTTTGATCGGCCCGTCTGGCTGCGGGAAATCGACCTTTCTGCGGACATTGAATCGGATGAATGATTCCGTCGCAAATACAAAGATCACGGGAAGCGTAAAAGTGTTTGACGAAGACATCTACAGCTCGAGCGTTGAGGTGGAGCGTCTGCGAAAAAATATCGGGATGGTGTTCCAGCATCCGAATCCGTTTCCCAAAAGCATTTACGATAACATCACGTATGGCCCCAAGCTGCACGGTTTGACCGACCGTGACAAGCTGGACGAGATCGTGGAGAACAGCTTGAAAGCGGCTGCGTTGTGGGACGAGGTCAAAGATGTGTTGAAAAAGCCTGCGACGGGGCTGTCTGGCGGTCAACAACAGCGTCTGTGCATTGCGCGTGCGCTCGCTGTTCAGCCCAAAATCTTGCTGATGGATGAACCGACATCTGCTCTGGACCCGATCTCGACGGCCAAAATCGAAGAGTTGCTGGAGGAGCTGAAAAGCGTGTACACGATTGTCATCGTGACGCACAACATGCAGCAGGCAGCGCGTATTTCTGACAAGACCGCCTTTTTCCTCAATGGCGAATTGGTCGAGTTTGACATGACGCCGGCAATCTTCCAAAATCCATGCGATAAACGAACAGAGGATTATATTACCGGACGTTTCGGATAAGGACGAATTGTAGTAAGGTAGGAAGAGTAGGCTCATGAGTCTGCTCTTTTTCGCGTTTTTCAGCAGGATCAATTGAACGACAAACCATGGTCAAAAGAGGAGAATTTTAAAGTGGTCTTTATCTCAGTACTCATTTTTATCGCTACACTGACCTTGGTGATTTGGCAGCCGCGGGGATTGTCAATCGGTTATCCGGCAGTCGGAGGAGCCCTCCTGGCGCTGGCTACAGGCGTAGTGACGTTTGCGGACGTGGCAGAGGTTACGTCCATTGTCTGGAACGCGACGTTTGCACTTGTCGGGATCATTATCATTTCGCTTGTTTTGGATGAAATCGGATTTTTTGAATGGGCGGCCTTGCACATGGCCCGGCTGGCAAAGGGTAGCGGCCGCTTGATGTTCACGTACGTCATCTTGCTGGGAACGGTCGTCTCTGCGCTCTTTACCAACGACGGTACGGCATTGATACTGACCCCGATCGTCCTGGCGCAGGTGCGTGCGCTGCGGCTCGATCCCAAGATGGTGCTGGCTTTCGTGATGGCCAGCGGATTCATTGCGGATACGAGCTCGCTTCCCTTTGTGGTGAGCAATCTGGTGAATATCGTCTCCGCGGATTATTTCGGGATCGGTTTTGCGGAGTACGCTGCGCGGATGGTGCTGCCCACGCTCTTTTCCGCGGGTGCGAGTCTTGCTGTCCTGTTTTTCTATTTTCGCGGTAGCATCCCCAAAGTGGTGGATGTGACGCAGCTGAAAAGTCCTCGTGAGGCTATTCGAGACCAGAGGCTGTTCCTTCTGGCTTGGCCGATTCTCGCGGTGCTGCTAGTCGGATTTTTTATGAGTGAGTCCTTCCACGTCCCCGTCTCTTTTATCGTCACAGGAGCTGCACTCATCTTCTGCTTGGCTGCCAAAAGCAGCCCGGTTATCCAGATGCGCCGCATACTGAAGGAAGCTCCGTGGGTCGTCGTCATTTTTTCCATCGGGATGTACGTAGTGGTCTGGGGCTTGCACAATGCGAAATTGACGGATCTGGTGAAAGCGATGCTGGATACGCTGATGGATGACGGGTTGCTGGCCATGACGATCGGAGCTGGCTTTATTTCCGCCATCCTTTCGTCCCTGATGAACAACCTGCCGACCGTGATATTTAACGCCCTTGCCATCGACTCTACGGGGGCAGACGGAATCATGCGCGAAGCCATGATCTACGCCAACGTCATCGGCAGCGACCTGGGGCCCAAAATCACTCCGATCGGCTCCCTGGCGACGCTCCTTTGGCTGCACGTTCTCGGCAGAAAAGATGTCAAGATCACGTGGGGGCAATATTTCAGGACAGGCATTGTTCTTACAGTGCCGACCTTGCTGATTACACTGTTTGGCTTATATCTGACGTTGATATGGTTCGGTTGATGGATTGGCCCGCTGGCAGGATGTTGCCAGCGGTTTTTTTATTCGTGCGCAAAAGACGAGAATAGTACCCCATACACCCGGAAAAAATAGGCGCAAACGAAGAAGAGGAGGAAGTTTCCATGTGGCATGGTTGGCCGATTGAACGTGTCCTCATTTTGTTTACAGGACTTGCTTTTGCATTGGTAGCGGTACAGGTCACATTGTTTCACTCCCGACAAAACTTCCGTCACTGGGCGATGTGGGTGCCTGTCATAGAGCTACCGATATTTGCGGTTACGGCCATTGTTCTTTCCTTTGTGGATGCAGGGTGGCTGCGCTGGGTGTTTGCCTTCATGATGGTTGTCGGGATGGCTGGAGGGCTGTATGGCGGTTATTTGCACACGGTAGGAGTGGGGCAACGCGTCGGTGGCTTTTCTCAGGGACAGAATTTCCAGGTCGGGCCGCCGATTATTCTCCCACTGCTCATAACTGCCGTCTCTGCGCTGGGGCTCATTGCCCTGTATTGGGGGTGATGGCACATGGCAGAAGAACGTCGATATCCCGGCTATGACGTCTGGGAGCAGCATACCGAGTGGGATGGTCACACGAAAAAGGTCGTGGGCGCCAGACGAACGCCGCAGGTCTCCCATCAGTTTTTTACGCAGCCGGAGGCCATGCTGCTGCAGACGATCGTCAGTGTGCTCGTGGATGACCATCGCTTGGAAGTGCTGACCTACATCACGCAGCATCTGGATGATTCCGCGGCGAGTCCGATTGGGGAATCCCAGCGAAAGGTCGGATTACCTCCGAAAAAGGAGCTTTATCGGCTGGGGCTTGCAGGGGTGGATGCTGTGAGTCACGAGAAGTACGGAGCAGGCTTTGTGGCATTGAAGCCCGAGCAGCAGCAGGAAGTTTTGCAGGCCATTTCACAAAGCCAGACCGAACATGGGCAAGCGTGGGCAGGAGTGGTCCCGGCAGACTTTTTCAAGCGAATCCTCCATGATACCGTGTCGGCGTATTATTCGCACCCGCTGGTCTGGTCCGATATCGGCTATGGGGGACCAGCTTATCCGCGCGGGTATGTCCGAGTGGAGAAAGGATTGACAGATCCGTGGGAGGCGAAAGCAGATGGCAAGTGATGACCGGGTCATGCACCATAGCGATCACTATGATGGGCATCGTTCCCGCCATATGGACAATCGGAAATACGCAGATGGAGCGGATGTGTGCATCGTGGGAGCCGGTGCAGCTGGCGGGGTGCTCGCCTACGAGCTGGCAAAAGCCGGACTTCGCGTAGTCGTGATCGAAGCAGGGCCATTCTGGGATCCCCAGAGCGATTTTGCCAGCGACGAGCTGTCCATGCGGCGATTGGCCTGGCAGGAGACGCGGCTCGTGGCGGGGAAAGATCCTCTGCGACTGGGGCACAACAATTCAGGGCGTGGAGTAGGGGGAGGAACCGTTCATTTTACGGGTGTATTCCTGCGGTTTCATGAAAGTGATTTTAAGATCAAGACATTGGATGGGGTAGGCGAAGATTGGCCGATCACCTATCAGGATCTGGCTCCGTATTACGACAAGATCGAACGGGAAATTGCCGTCTCCGGACCCTCGCATTTTCCGTGGGGTGCATTTCGCGGGCCCTATCCATACCCGGTGCGTGAGCCGATCAGCGCCAATTCCCAGCTGTTTCGAGAGGCTTGCGAAAAGCTGGGCTACGATAGCGTGGTTGCACCGCTTGCGATCCTGTCTGGGCCGTTCGATGGGCGGCCGCCGTGCATCAATCGGGGGTTTTGCAATCAGGGCTGTATGCCGAATGCCAAGTACAGCGGATTGATCCACCATATTCCAAAGGCTATTGCGGAAGGAGCGGAAGTGCTGTCCGACTGCATGGTCACGGAAATATTGACGGCAGGCGACAAGGTCAGTGGCGTGCTGTTTACGCACGATGGCTTGACGCACCGGCAGATGGCCCGGGTCGTCATTTTGGCAGGCTTTGTGATTGAAACGCCACGGCTGCTCTTGAATTCGGCGACCTCCCGATTCCCGGACGGCCTTGCCAATTCCAGCGGGTGGGTAGGCAAAGCGATCATGCCGCATTCCAGCCACGACGTGTACGGTCGTCTTCCTGACGAAGTGCGGCTGTACAAAGGGACCCCGGTGCTTGCACTCACGCAGCATTTCTATGAGACTGAACGTGATCGCGGATTTGCTAGGGGCTATACCTTGAACGCGCACGGAGCAAGACCTGTCTCCATGGCAGGAGCGATTGCAGCTGAACGTGTGGACGGATCGTTTTTATGGGGGAAACAGCTCCGGGAGACGATGCTGGACTACAACATGTACGCGCGAGTGACGCTCGTAGGGGAAGTGCTGCCTCATCCGGACAATGCCATTACGCTCAGTGGGGAAAAAGATGAATACGGAATGCCTGTCCCCAAAGTAACCTTCAGCTACCAGGAAAATGACCGCTTGCTCTATCAGCATGCCATAGGCACAATGGAGCAGATCATAGAAGCCATGGGTGGAATACCGGAGCACGTCGTCTCGGATACGGCACATTTGATGGGAGGATGTCGGATGGGGAACGATCCATCGACCTCGGTCGTAAACGAGTTTGGTCAGTCGCACGACATTTCCAACCTTTTCATAGCAGGTGCTTCTACCTTTGTCACATCCAGTGCCAGCAATCCGACAAACACAGTAATGGCGCTGGCTGCACGCACCGCGGATAAGCTGATCGAGGCCATGAAACAGCGTGATGTCCCGTGAGCATTCACGGAACTTTTACGTTCATCTCTTCCCCACCGAACAAAACATATTGTATACTGGGAAACAGATAAGCAAGGCAAAGGTGGGTTAGTATGGATATGGATTTAATGCAGGTACTGTTTTTGTCCGAGGTTTATAAGCTGCTTGGTGACAAGACGCGACTGACGATCATGGCTCTCCTGCAAGTGCAGTCCCTATGTGTTCGTGATCTCGTGGAGATTCTGCAGACTTCCCAACCCTCTGTTTCCCAGCACTTAGCGAAGTTAAAGACACATGGTTTGGTAAAAGAGCGGAGGAAGGGACCATGGGTTTTCTACTCGGTAAATACAGAGTGCGCTCCTGCAGTTCAGCAGATTTTGTCTAATTTGCCGGATATGTCGCCTGTCATCAAACAAAAATCAGCCGAGAATGAACCATCTTTCGGCTGATCCGTCTTTTGAAAGCGTTAGATCACTGGAGATCTAGCGCTTTTTTTACGTGGTAAGAATGGAACGCGGCAAGCTTCCATTCTGGAACGCATAAGGGCTTCCGCTATACGCGGTCGCTCATCTGTGATCTTACAGCGATAAAGCCTTTTTTATTTCTTCCTTGTCAAAACCGTGAATGACGTATTCCTCGCCATTGTCTTTCTTGATATGAGTGACAGGGGTCATGCTGGCACCCAGATTGATGGCTTCCTGGAAGTACGTGTCGTTTTTGCGAATATCGCGGTCCTCAAAAGCAACCTGCTGGCTGGTGAGCCACATTTTTTCCTCTTGGCAAGGTCCGCATGTAGTTTGCGTGTAAATAATGACGGTAGTAGCCATAGGGATGGCGCTCCTTT of Brevibacillus choshinensis contains these proteins:
- a CDS encoding methyl-accepting chemotaxis protein — encoded protein: MLRKKRNGNSSIHYRSIFTRLFFGILAMVVGMMSIAAFFISHQSEAMLNEKTNQQLKDATGSALQKAVSRVHTIETALQSFGSTYKNSKLSNGQTFGILSDIVTSNPTISEIQVATTDGRYLTFPSSPLSTDYDPRKTDWFTGAIDQKTTFVSDVFQFSQTEFPKIAVSLPLRNEDEEAVGVIVAFVSVPKLSEFIGQIKLGDTGYAMIVDRVGKLVAHPDKTYALKRPDMNQLSVVQDVVAGQSGFKQLTLSGADYYAAYQYDPSLKWGMIVVQSVAEVKREVHALQLTILAISIVGLCALAALLYLFVRKIIKPVKEVQQKMSSFSEGNLFQTMKVHSNDEIRQLADSFNSMSQQIRSIIGKIQHVLVDVKQVAHTVGNGSRHSHAMQSEVVTVTERLSQEMDHQQVQIDDIHSIMAHITSEMSRITDSMESAVQQNRESVKQSVKASSSIDSLKDSMLKISEDMKSSLHAMSAMKESMVDIREILDLISQISKRTKLLSFNARIEASRAGQAGLGFGIVADEIRLLSEQTEEATARIEQVIQSGETRMERVSDCLELTDHTTISGIQTLHQATDIFQQTVHISETITSQFETIRQLSVSIHQQSQSIQKRVDNLSLSAQEVVSGTQQAVAATQESLSLSEQFLHDSERLTAIIEDLEQEISFFQTEEKLSA
- the pstB gene encoding phosphate ABC transporter ATP-binding protein PstB, with translation MSVIAVRELNLFYGNKQALYDINLDVESHSITALIGPSGCGKSTFLRTLNRMNDSVANTKITGSVKVFDEDIYSSSVEVERLRKNIGMVFQHPNPFPKSIYDNITYGPKLHGLTDRDKLDEIVENSLKAAALWDEVKDVLKKPATGLSGGQQQRLCIARALAVQPKILLMDEPTSALDPISTAKIEELLEELKSVYTIVIVTHNMQQAARISDKTAFFLNGELVEFDMTPAIFQNPCDKRTEDYITGRFG
- a CDS encoding arsenic transporter gives rise to the protein MVFISVLIFIATLTLVIWQPRGLSIGYPAVGGALLALATGVVTFADVAEVTSIVWNATFALVGIIIISLVLDEIGFFEWAALHMARLAKGSGRLMFTYVILLGTVVSALFTNDGTALILTPIVLAQVRALRLDPKMVLAFVMASGFIADTSSLPFVVSNLVNIVSADYFGIGFAEYAARMVLPTLFSAGASLAVLFFYFRGSIPKVVDVTQLKSPREAIRDQRLFLLAWPILAVLLVGFFMSESFHVPVSFIVTGAALIFCLAAKSSPVIQMRRILKEAPWVVVIFSIGMYVVVWGLHNAKLTDLVKAMLDTLMDDGLLAMTIGAGFISAILSSLMNNLPTVIFNALAIDSTGADGIMREAMIYANVIGSDLGPKITPIGSLATLLWLHVLGRKDVKITWGQYFRTGIVLTVPTLLITLFGLYLTLIWFG
- a CDS encoding gluconate 2-dehydrogenase subunit 3 family protein, which translates into the protein MAEERRYPGYDVWEQHTEWDGHTKKVVGARRTPQVSHQFFTQPEAMLLQTIVSVLVDDHRLEVLTYITQHLDDSAASPIGESQRKVGLPPKKELYRLGLAGVDAVSHEKYGAGFVALKPEQQQEVLQAISQSQTEHGQAWAGVVPADFFKRILHDTVSAYYSHPLVWSDIGYGGPAYPRGYVRVEKGLTDPWEAKADGK
- a CDS encoding GMC family oxidoreductase, which gives rise to MDNRKYADGADVCIVGAGAAGGVLAYELAKAGLRVVVIEAGPFWDPQSDFASDELSMRRLAWQETRLVAGKDPLRLGHNNSGRGVGGGTVHFTGVFLRFHESDFKIKTLDGVGEDWPITYQDLAPYYDKIEREIAVSGPSHFPWGAFRGPYPYPVREPISANSQLFREACEKLGYDSVVAPLAILSGPFDGRPPCINRGFCNQGCMPNAKYSGLIHHIPKAIAEGAEVLSDCMVTEILTAGDKVSGVLFTHDGLTHRQMARVVILAGFVIETPRLLLNSATSRFPDGLANSSGWVGKAIMPHSSHDVYGRLPDEVRLYKGTPVLALTQHFYETERDRGFARGYTLNAHGARPVSMAGAIAAERVDGSFLWGKQLRETMLDYNMYARVTLVGEVLPHPDNAITLSGEKDEYGMPVPKVTFSYQENDRLLYQHAIGTMEQIIEAMGGIPEHVVSDTAHLMGGCRMGNDPSTSVVNEFGQSHDISNLFIAGASTFVTSSASNPTNTVMALAARTADKLIEAMKQRDVP